One stretch of Sander lucioperca isolate FBNREF2018 chromosome 13, SLUC_FBN_1.2, whole genome shotgun sequence DNA includes these proteins:
- the zbtb20 gene encoding zinc finger and BTB domain-containing protein 20, with protein MTERIHNINLHNFSNSVLETLNEQRNRGHFCDVTVRIHGSMLRAHRCVLAAGSPFFQDKLLLGYSDIEIPSVVSVQSIQKLIDFMYSGILRVSQSEALQILTAASILQIKTVIDECTRIVSQNVGLAGPGGFPVIPGDSGQETPRGTPESGTSGPSSDAESGYMQATSQSMDRAYTSLYSYPGLTLQNGTRERPLYINPMSINCDPTLSTQKDQQSQDPPWMNRIQERSQQVDRFISTAESTHCRKQPRPVRIQTGGMHIKQEAEDEYSCYDNLDCQDDTDHTEGVESESKVESFDSGVSSSISTEPDAMEQQPYLTCTFSRDGGGDGHPGEGGPVHIEVNDSSPEQVQDTDDGDTSHSTSDSSMMQPLPNSVMSQSLPSAPHYMRQAESHTSNLRMPLTVTSNSQVMGTAGSTFLPTLFPTQPARDNKNFLYLPGQQQPQFVAVPPPSMPSFPNPMSVQQAPAQQQQVVGGIGPGEKKPYECTLCSKTFTAKQNYVKHMFVHTGEKPHQCSICWRSFSLKDYLIKHMVTHTGVRAYQCSICNKRFTQKSSLNVHMRLHRGEKSYECYICKKKFSHKTLLERHMALHSTGSAITGLSGSAGTPGPVSIPMPMAVPEPGAGVVALAMPVSGGAGVGVGVGTGVGVAAEASCQEGTTYVCSVCPAKFDQMEHFNDHMRMHVSDG; from the exons ATGACCGAGCGCATTCATAACATCAATCTCCACAACTTCAGCAATTCTGTACTTGAGACCCTCAATGAGCAACGCAACCGTGGGCACTTCTGTGACGTGACTGTTCGGATCCATGGAAGTATGCTGCGAGCTCACCGGTGCGTGCTGGCTGCTGGAAGCCCCTTCTTTCAGGACAAGCTGCTCTTGGGCTACAGCGACATTGAGATCCCTTCTGTGGTCTCAGTGCAATCCATCCAAAAGCTGATTGACTTTATGTACAGTGGGATTCTGCGGGTATCTCAGTCAGAGGCCCTGCAGATCCTAACTGCTGCCAGCATCCTACAGATCAAGACCGTCATTGATGAGTGTACCCGCATCGTGTCCCAGAATGTGGGCCTGGCTGGGCCGGGGGGGTTCCCTGTTATACCAGGAGACTCTGGTCAGGAAACGCCCCGTGGCACGCCAGAGTCTGGCACCTCTGGGCCCAGCAGCGACGCAGAGTCAGGTTATATGCAAGCAACATCACAAAGCATGGATCGTGCATACACATCACTGTACTCATACCCTGGCCTCACTCTGCAGAACGGCACCCGCGAGCGCCCCCTGTACATTAACCCTATGTCGATAAATTGCGATCCGACTCTCAGCACTCAGAAGGACCAGCAATCTCAAGATCCGCCCTGGATGAACCGCATCCAGGAGAGATCTCAGCAGGTCGACCGCTTTATCTCCACAGCAGAGTCCACCCACTGCCGCAAGCAACCCCGACCGGTACGCATACAAACAGGAGGGATGCACATAAAGCAGGAGGCCGAAGATGAGTACAGCTGCTACGATAATTTGGACTGCCAAGATGACACTGACCATACTGAGGGTGTGGAGAGTGAATCCAAGGTTGAAAGTTTTGACTCAGGGGTGAGCTCCTCCATCAGTACTGAGCCAGATGCTATGGAGCAGCAGCCGTACCTGACCTGTACCTTTAGCCGAGACGGGGGCGGGGACGGTCATCCTGGTGAAGGAGGTCCAGTGCATATAGAGGTCAATGACTCGTCCCCAGAGCAAGTGCAAGACACAGACGACGGAGACACATCCCACAGCACTAGTGACAGTAGCATGATGCAGCCCCTGCCAAACTCAGTCATGTCCCAGTCCCTGCCAAGTGCCCCGCACTACATGCGCCAGGCAGAATCACACACCAGCAATCTGAGGATGCCGCTCACCGTGACCAGCAATTCCCAAGTGATGGGCACTGCTGGAAGCACCTTCCTGCCCACACTCTTTCCTACACAGCCGGCTAGAGACAACAAGAATTTCCTTTACCTTCCTGGCCAGCAGCAACCACAATTTGTGGCTGTGCCGCCCCCTTCTATGCCATCATTCCCGAACCCCATGTCGGTACAGCAAGCGCcagctcagcagcagcaggttgTAGGAGGAATTGGTCCGGGGGAAAAGAAGCCCTACGAATGCACTCTCTGCAGTAAAACCTTTACTGCTAAACAGAACTACGTCAAACACATGTTTGTCCATACTG GTGAGAAGCCTCATCAGTGCAGCATCTGCTGGCGCTCGTTCTCCCTGAAGGATTACTTAATCAAACACATGGTGACACACACAGGGGTGCGGGCCTACCAGTGCAGCATCTGCAACAAGCGTTTCACCCAGAAGAGctctctcaatgtccacatgcgGCTGCACCGTGGAGAGAAGTCCTATGAGTGCTACATCTGCAAGAAGAAGTTCTCACACAAGACCCTGCTGGAGAGGCACATGGCCCTGCACAGCACAGGCAGCGCCATCACAGGGCTGTCGGGGAGCGCAGGTACCCCGGGCCCAGTCTCCATTCCCATGCCTATGGCTGTCCCTGAGCCTGGAGCTGGAGTGGTGGCCCTCGCCATGCCAGTGAGCGGAGGTGCTGGAGTAGGGGTTGGGGTTGGAACAGGAGTGGGTGTAGCTGCAGAAGCGAGCTGCCAAGAAGGGACCACCTACGTGTGCTCCGTCTGCCCTGCCAAGTTCGACCAAATGGAGCACTTCAATGACCACATGCGAATGCATGTCTCCGATGGATAA
- the si:dkey-251i10.1 gene encoding ADP/ATP translocase 2 — protein sequence MNETAISFAKDFLAGGISAAISKTAVAPIERVKLLLQVQHASKQITADKQYKGIMDCVVRIPKEQGFLSFWRGNLANVIRYFPTQALNFAFKDKYKKVFLDGVDKRTQFWRYFAGNLASGGAAGATSLCFVYPLDFARTRLAADVGKAGAGREFNGLGDCLAKIFKSDGLKGLYQGFNVSVQGIIIYRAAYFGIYDTAKGMLPDPKNTHILVSWMIAQSVTAVAGLTSYPFDTVRRRMMMQSGRKGADIMYSGTIDCWRKIARDEGGKAFFKGAWSNVLRGMGGAFVLVLYDELKKVM from the exons ATGAATGAGACAGCTATTTCTTTCGCCAAGGACTTCTTGGCCGGTGGCATCTCCGCTGCTATCTCCAAAACAGCCGTCGCCCCAATCGAGAGAGTGAAGCTTCTCCTTCAG GTCCAGCATGCCAGTAAGCAGATCACCGCGGATAAGCAGTACAAGGGTATCATGGACTGCGTTGTCCGTATCCCCAAGGAGCAGGGGTTCCTTTCCTTCTGGAGAGGTAACCTTGCCAATGTCATCAGATATTTCCCCACCCAGGCCCTCAACTTCGCCTTCAAGGACAAGTACAAGAAGGTCTTCCTTGATGGTGTTGACAAGCGCACCCAGTTCTGGAGGTACTTTGCCGGTAACCTGGCCTCTGGTGGCGCCGCCGGAGCCACCTCTCTCTGCTTCGTGTACCCTCTCGACTTCGCCCGTACTCGCCTGGCTGCTGATGTGGGAAAGGCTGGAGCCGGAAGAGAGTTCAATGGTCTGGGAGACTGCCTGGCTAAGATCTTTAAGTCTGATGGCTTGAAAGGTCTGTACCAGGGCTTCAATGTGTCCGTGCAGGGAATCATCATCTACAGGGCTGCATACTTCGGCATCTATGACACAGCAAAGG GTATGCTTCCAGACCCCAAGAACACCCACATATTGGTGAGCTGGATGATTGCACAGAGTGTGACAGCTGTTGCTGGCCTGACCTCATACCCCTTCGACACTGTCCGTAGACGTATGATGATGCAGTCCGGTCGCAAAGGAG CGGACATCATGTACAGCGGGACCATTGACTGCTGGCGTAAGATCGCACGCGATGAGGGTGGCAAGGCGTTCTTCAAGGGAGCCTGGTCCAATGTGCTCAGAGGCATGGGCGGCGCCTTTGTGCTGGTGTTGTACGATGAGCTGAAGAAAGTCATGTAA